The DNA region GATTTCTTCTCTTGACCATTTTTCTTTAATAGCGGGTAACACTTTCTGAATCAAAAATATTCTCATAACATCTTTAGTAATTGACGTCATTGCTTTGGTCTCAAGTGTACCTGCAGGTCTTATTTACACTATATCTTCTAGCGGGCTCTTGTATGACAAAAGGATATACACCAATTAATCCGCTGAATGTTAAGTTTTGTTGCAAATTAAATCTTGGCCTAGCTATGGCAACTAGAAACATAACTTTTGGTATAAAATTTTTACTTTTACAAGTACGAATGGGATCTTCTTCATCATGTACCAAATAAAAATTTCTTGACTTTTCTTTCATATAAAACCATTTTTCGTCAATGTGAACAATATTATACATTCTTTAAAATTGAGATCATTATTATGTATGCTATCACTATCTAGCATACCAATGCAAAACTGTAATCTAGTTCTCTTATTTTCTTCTGTTAAATAAGGTTTGATAGCATTTGAATGTCTTCTTATTTCTCTCAACTTTAAAGATCTTACCAATGTGCTTGTACTTACTTCTAATGCGTGAGAAAGAGACCGAATAGAGGTTCTTTGCTTTAAAGGAATGTCACGCACTAGATTAAGGTCTATATGGACTCTTTTGCGTCCACAATTTCCTACCTTTTTATGAGTCACATCAGCATGCATTCCTCTGTTCTCAGCAAGTTTTCAAATATGTTGTACTGTGCGTATATTAACTAAAAATAGAGAAGACACTAATTTGATCACCCTTTTTTAAATTTTCCATCAACACTTTTCTCTAATAAAGCCTCATATATAATCCTTCTCTCAGAATTCGACAACATCCTTCTCTGTGTGATTACTTCTGAATCTGTACATATGAGAAAACTAACATATTAATTACATTGATTAAAAAgaataaattttaaaatattaaaagaGAAATTATGATACCAAATTCAGATTCAATGTTGACATGTATGTTGTTTTCCACATCATTTTCTTCATTTTGTACGTTGTTGTTTTCCACATCATCATCAGCATTTTGTATGTTGTTGTTTTCTATAATAACACAGAGAAAATAGAAAACCCATATACcattagaaaaaaaatgaaaaggttgAAAAAACACACAAAACTCATGTGATAAATAAGAAAAAAAACCAATTAAATTCTAGAGATTTTTTTTAAGGGTCATGAAGAAACAAACAAATAAGGCATAAAGAGCGTGATAATTTTGTTACTTACCAATAGGGTCATGAGTATCTTCTTCCAAAGATATCTGAGATATGTGCATATTTGGAATGATGTTAAGATCAATACTTTCTACAATGTTGATATTTAAATCGGATAGATTAGGCACTATATTTGCATTTTGTTGATGAACATATTCTTCCTCTTCCATTGGAATAATATTGAGATCAATGTGATTTAAAGTCATTTTAATATCATAATACAGGGTGGGTTAGTCTAAATTTATagaaaatgaataataaaaaaataaaatacaatgaaataTTTAGAAggaaatttgaaaaaaaattaacGAAGAGCCATAAGAATTTGGAGGAAAATTTTTAACAAAAAAAACATTTCTTAATTTTTTCTCTCAGAGTGCTTTAGCGTATCTTTTGGTGAGATACATTAGAATAAATGCAATATTGGAATAAATGCAATCTAGATATTCCATCAACAACTCATAATGATTAATCTGGTATATTTTGAAAGAAGAGATTTTGAGTGTTTTTAAAAAAGGATAATATTGAAATATCCTATAATATATTTACAAAATTAGCAATAGTTAATAACTTCATTGATATCTgaaaaaaaaaaatctaaaacGACTTAAAAAAACAGAGTAACAAACATGACCGAAAAATGACAAATAGCCTAATCCAATGGAAGAGAGATTAGTTTAAGAATTATTTATATCCTTAGAAGATGCTCCGTATTGGAAGTTTAAGTTGAATCAATTTAAAATCCAGTTTAATTCTACTTTAAAGCAACCAAAAATATTAAAATCAATTCTACATATTcaaaatcaacaaaaaaaaaaaaaaccaaacaTATACTACATAATGGTCCTAATAAAACAGCTCAGATGGTAGCTATATATGAATATTAAATGTACGGGTGCGGATTCAAACCAACAACATCCCTCTTGTTCACCTTTAAACTCTGATTTCTAACCACTAGACTACTTGATAAAAAAAAACATTACACTACATAAAGAGAGGAGAGAGAGATATGGTCTGATAATATTTTGAAGCGGTAAAATATCATGCATACTGTTCCCATTTGCATTTGTTCCAAACAAAATCCTAAATCCCAGAATACATCTATATGATCATGGCTAACGGACAATCATACCATTGGACTCATATCtcttatcaaaataaacaacaTTTGATTCATCATTCCTATAATTTTCACGCTAGCAGAAGTACAACATCATCTGAATTTTGCATATAAACAAAGGTAACTACTACTCCATGTAGCCTACAGGATGTAGATATGACTAGTGGCGGAAGCTTGTTCTGTTCATCATTGTGACGAACTCCTCCGGATCAACCTCTCGATCATCTGCATGTAGTAAAGCCAAAAATGTTAAGTAAAAAATATCTCACAAGCATGACGAAGAAATTAACAAGAATCAAGCCTGTGCAGTGCACAAAAATGAGAATCAGAATTAGTTACTAAATCTAGAGTTAAAAAGAAAGCAAAGTTTTATATTGCCTTAACATTTATCTTACAGAATTTATCACACAGCAAACATGAACGGCAGTTAAGGTGGACAATCTTAGTCTACATCTTTAAATTACAGTTCCAGTAAACCTCACAGTGGATGCTCTTCATGAAATCATTCTCATTCCCCAACTTACTTCACCTCCATCCCCGCCGCGAACACGCACTATGTCTTCATCCTTGATGTTCAGTGGGTGCTACCTTTTCTTCTGAGGATGATGCACTGTTTTACTGTCAAAAGCCGGATCATAACAATCCTTACACCAAGCCAAGAACATGATAACGATTGGTCTGGCTGTGTGGTACACAATAGGAGCATGACAAAGTGCTTCACATCATCACTGGCATTTTTGGGCCTCTAATAAAGACCATGTTCTGCCCCAGAGAGGGCATATGAACTCCAACTATTTTGTGTTTAATTTAATATCAAGAAGCCAATGTTTTTTGAAATTTGTTTGGGATTGTTTTTGCTCGATATGATGCAATCAAAACCCGCCAAGAGTGTAGCTTGTTTATGTTCCAACCACTCGTCATGAGTACGATTGAGAGCACTTGCCAAACAAGCTTTTTCACATTATTGCATTGTCGTGCTCCGTCCTCAAGGGGAGGGAATGGGTGGGTGGTTGCCAAACAATCTATTATGGTGGTCCATACTAGTCATGGCCAACAAACAAGAGTATAATAGAACGCGTTTAACTTTCCTCAAGAACTATGAAACCAATGCAAACACACGCTTTAGTTTCGAAATAACAAACTACTCATTTTTCAATAAATACTGAATGTATATACAATTCAGGAACCTATTGTTAATCATCAAGTTAGGAAACAAAAAAACCATAGGACATAACTATGAAACACCGACATAGACACATACATCGGACATGAAACTGATACGGGTAATAATTTaagaaaatgaattaattgattGCAAACAATGTGTCGGTGAAGTGTGGGTGTTGGACACCATACGCCTTCGATTAGAGGTGTTGGTGCCACAGAGCATAACAAGTAGGACAAGCAGGAAAATAAGATGGGGGTAAGAGAGAAAGAACTCTGTTATTTCTGCAATGGAAAGAGAATATCAGATAAACAACTTTACAAGGGAACTAAGAGATTTGGTTGTTGCAAATTAATCCCGGATTCCCTTATGGATGTGCAGCTCCTGCTAATGAATCTCTAACTGGTTTGTTTTAGGGGGATTGAGAGAGATTATAAATAGAAAAGGAAGAACCAAAGAATGAGACAAGGTTTTTCTCTGCCAGGGCCCATATTCTCTTTTCCAAATGAAACGGTTAAGTCAAATATGATCCCCACATATGACTCATATCCTTCCTTTATATACTGACTAACATCTGGTACAAACAGTTAAATCAAACtcctcttttaaaaagtaagaCACTAACTAAACTACCCAACTAACTTTCTTCTAGAATAGACTTTAAGTTTTGGGACTTCTAGCTCCCTAAAAACTAACTCCCAAACTGCCACTGTAACTAACTATTGATCAGCCAACTAGCACACTATTGTTTATTCTCTCTTGTTGTCCAGCTGTGCCTCATGTTCAACACATCATGTGTATTACACCAAAAAAGTATAAATGTCCGGTGATACGGTAATCAACACCTGTATttcacttcaatttatttcatcTCAGTTTTCTTCATTTAACTTAGTTTTTCACTGCTCATATGTGTATACACCTGGTGGAAGTGGGTTTCAGACCAAAGATATTGACCAGAACTGTTATCCTTAAATGGGAGAAGGAACCAATTAATAGATATCATTCCAAATAAACAAGATCacaaaataaagaaaattacTATTTCCCACACAATGACTTTGATATCAAAAAACTAATCATGGTAAAGAAACTTCAAGCACGTGAGAACTGAAATAAAATCAGTGTGAATACTTTACTTTCAATTCAGAAAACCACGCATTTGAAGTTCAAAGTAGATAATATTTTCATATACAGACAATACCATATCAGCATAGCCTAAAGCACATATATCTCCACACAGTTCACCACAGAATGCAATACAAATACACTATGTGAGATGTAAAAGTTTTACTGAAAAATTAGAGTCAGCGGTTATATGACTGTGGTAACTTACTATTTTGATCTGCTTCATCAACCATCTCCTGAATCTCTCTATCAGTAAAATTTTGACCAAGCTCTTTTGCAATGCGCTTGATGTCATTTGCAGATATCTTACCCTGCAATGATCACATATGTGCAATGAGAATCAAGAAAAAGCAATACTGATGATGTAAACCAGTGAAGATCTTCACATTTTTGTCTTGATCAATAATATGGAAAGCTTTCATGAGCTCCTCTTTAGTGTCCCTTTCTCCTATTTTGGCCGTCATCATGTGCTCAAATTCATCATAGTCGATTGCTCCACTCCCATCCTTGTCAACATCTGCTATCATTTGCTCAATTTGCTGAAATGGTGCAGTGGTTTATCTATGAGAGAGATGCGTATAGAACTTTAAAAGAATGACATCACAAAATCCAACAATGTTGTACATGATTCATTGCCACTGATGCGTATAGAACTCTAACAGAATGGCATTACAAATTCATCATATTCTACAATCAGATTTCATTAGCCACTGATGCGTATAGAACTCTAACAGAATGGCATTAGAAATTCATCATATTCTACAATCAGATTTCATTTGCCACTGATCACTATCACTGAATAAGTAGAGGAACAACCACACCCCAGCTAAATGTTAAAACAATAAAAGAGAAGCGGTGTGAGAAGTTTAACTTCAATTATCATACGCACACAGAGAATTGGCCTGGTTCCTTGTGATATTTACAAAAGACTAGGAATTATTTTCCTTGGCAACACTCAATTGTGGAAATAATTGCGACTAGCAAACTCCGCTCAATAAGAAAATTGAATGAATGTAGTTGAATATTATCTAATACCTCTTCTGTCATCTCAAATCCAAGGGCTCTGCAAAGAGAAGATAAATGTTATGAAAACACATAGCCAATTAATATGACAAACGTTTTTGACCTTATGAATAACAACAAAACCTCATGGCAACATTCAGCTCCTTAGCATCAATAGTACCTACAAATAATTAAAGTATTAGCATAAAGGGGAAATAAAATATTTGACTACATTGAGATTTGGATGGTAAAGTGATTTATGAAACCTGAGCCATCAGTGTCAAATAGTTCAAAAGCTTCCTTGATCTCCTGTCTCTTCTGTGTTGTCAAATGATGCCGTGCTCTTGGTTTATTGTTGAACCTCCTGGAATCCCCTCTATGTATAGATGACTGATAAGGAAATTTCACATCAAAAGAGAGTCAATGACTGTTTCATGATTTTTTCTCTCAACCATTTAGGCGATACAATCAACTAAAGGGAACATACTCGTTTATAGAGATGTTAAAAAGAAATAATTATTTGCAAAATTTAATGATGAAAAAAATAATTACTAATAATTAAAAGCGCAACAGGATATACAAGCTAGAAGCAACTCAGTGTAGTAAGACAATAGATTAGATTAAAAATTCTTATAGAGAATATCGTAGAAAATTAAGTGTATCAAGTAGTAGATAAGATTAATAGTTAGCTAACAAATTGGAAATGGAATTGTTGAGGTAGAGGAAAGATTAGAGAAGAGAGGATCATACCATTTTTGTTTGAGGTAGGGCACCAATTCACGCCCACGATTGGCAACAAAATTAAATCTACAAAAACATAGCCCCTTATCAATTTCAAGAAATAACAAAGTAGGAAGATAAGATATCATGTTGGTCAATTACAACTTCCTTTTCAATAAGGGAAACATCAAGCATCTCAATTAATCACTCCTAAAATTGAAGGTGGAGATGGTGGAGCTAAACTAGAGATATCAGATTCTGATTTCGCCGAAAGCATCATGACTTACTTATGTATTATATATGAAGTGCCAGCTGATACATTATAAAGTACACTTGAAGTGTGTATGTGGGCAAATGTTAATAACATGACATAGTGTGGAAAATGTAACCACTTAACATTAAACTCTCCTTTGCTCAACTGATAATAACAAAAAGTTGAGTTTCGGAATCTGAATTTAATAAAGTAGCATCAGCATCATTAAATTGCTGATCTATTAAAGATCACAAAATGTTAATGGTTACAACAAACACATAAGAGCCATTGAGTAGTGCGTGAAAAATAAGTGGCAAAATCCCACATGATACTATTTGTGCCCAATTACAAATTTCACATAACCCTAAAATTGGAATTATATTTCTAATCATTTATGTGTAGTATGTCTAGTTCCACTTTTGAAGAAATCAAAATTGGTCGTGGAGGTGTAAAATTGATTCTCCCATTTTTGGATGTTCTCGAATAATATTGATTCCGCTTCCGAAACTGATTCTAACTAACTTTACTCCAGGCGTGAAATTTACACTCAAATTTATTATACTACTCACTCATCTTAAATCATTTCGCATTCCACTCTCTTTTAGCTGGCATAAACAAACACATGACAACTAAATCAAAACAAAGAAAATACTAAATTGAACGATTACAAATTACCGAAGCATTCAAATCTAAGATAAGGAAAAACTACCACAATCACAACACACATACACATATTAGCGAGCAATTTCTTACACACAGCCACAGATCGAATAAGAAACAGTGACCGTAACGAAATCATAGATGGTATGATAATAATCGAAAATGAAAGCAGAAAGAAAAATTGGAAGGTTACCGTGCGAGAAGCTACGAAATGGAAGATTGCCGGAGATAAGGGTTGCGTCGTCGGAGAGAGGGAATCGCCTTCTATTGAATTGAGGGTGCACGTTAAGCTTGGTGAACACTCAGTCGTTTGTCCTAGATAAATCATGAATTTAATCTAAAATATATAAAAACTTGTCAATTTAGTCTAagaaaattattattattacatatttaaaataattttgtGAATAAGAATTTATCTTTTTTTAAAGTATAATCCTATTGTATTGGACGAAGGAGCAGGAGTGTTTAACATAATA from Lathyrus oleraceus cultivar Zhongwan6 chromosome 1, CAAS_Psat_ZW6_1.0, whole genome shotgun sequence includes:
- the LOC127119815 gene encoding caltractin, translating into MSSIHRGDSRRFNNKPRARHHLTTQKRQEIKEAFELFDTDGSGTIDAKELNVAMRALGFEMTEEQIEQMIADVDKDGSGAIDYDEFEHMMTAKIGERDTKEELMKAFHIIDQDKNGKISANDIKRIAKELGQNFTDREIQEMVDEADQNNDREVDPEEFVTMMNRTSFRH